In Chryseobacterium gotjawalense, the following are encoded in one genomic region:
- a CDS encoding RsmD family RNA methyltransferase, producing MYRIISGQWKAKRISAPKNFDVRPTTDFAKEALFSIIENRFRLDYASISVLDLFAGIGSISLEFASRGCKDVTSIEMNARHAGFINATATELEMNTQVNAIRGDVFEYLKKNRNRKTYDIVVADPPFEMEVEKYQELISLVLKNNYLKENGVFILEHQSRTKLEHPNITDTRKYGNVSFSFLKPNEPQPEETAENGEIVE from the coding sequence ATGTACAGAATAATCAGTGGCCAATGGAAAGCCAAAAGAATTTCCGCTCCGAAAAACTTCGATGTAAGACCGACGACCGATTTTGCCAAAGAAGCCCTGTTCAGCATTATCGAAAACCGTTTCCGACTGGATTACGCCTCGATTTCTGTACTCGATCTCTTTGCCGGAATCGGATCGATTTCACTGGAATTCGCTTCCAGAGGCTGCAAAGACGTGACTTCAATTGAGATGAATGCCCGCCATGCCGGTTTCATCAATGCTACCGCAACAGAGCTTGAAATGAACACGCAGGTGAATGCCATCCGTGGCGACGTTTTTGAGTATTTAAAGAAAAACAGAAACCGCAAAACCTACGATATCGTGGTTGCGGATCCACCTTTCGAAATGGAGGTAGAAAAATACCAAGAACTCATTTCTCTGGTATTGAAGAATAATTACCTCAAGGAAAACGGCGTCTTTATTTTGGAACACCAAAGCCGTACAAAACTGGAACATCCGAATATTACCGACACCAGAAAATATGGAAACGTAAGTTTTTCTTTCCTAAAACCCAACGAACCACAACCGGAAGAAACGGCTGAAAATGGAGAGATCGTGGAATAG
- a CDS encoding IS3 family transposase, with product MNALYRAVGISRQAVQQYEYRQNIFDENVRALMLEAHELRNEHPGCGVEKMYYALKPEFMGRDRFIELFMELGFRLEHKRNYRKTTHSVASEYPNLIKGMEVNAPNTIWQSDITYIYVNDRFYYAVFIIDVYTKKITGYKISNNMRATANVEALKMAVRDHCFPKIHHSDRGGQYIYKEYVKLLKEGSTQISMALSAQDNAYAERINKTIKEEYLDRWKPMNFEQLKKFTKRAVDQYNNRRPHNNLGRLSPVEFERRWQEKGFSSQPIITINDNNEP from the coding sequence CTGAATGCTTTATATCGGGCAGTAGGGATCAGCAGGCAGGCGGTGCAACAATATGAGTATCGACAGAACATTTTTGATGAAAATGTACGTGCTCTAATGTTGGAAGCCCACGAACTCCGGAATGAGCACCCAGGCTGCGGAGTAGAGAAAATGTATTATGCCTTAAAGCCGGAATTCATGGGCAGAGACCGCTTCATAGAACTTTTTATGGAATTGGGCTTCAGGCTGGAGCACAAGAGGAATTACCGCAAAACGACCCATTCCGTCGCCTCCGAATATCCCAATCTTATCAAAGGTATGGAGGTAAATGCACCTAACACCATCTGGCAGTCGGATATTACGTATATTTACGTTAACGATAGGTTTTATTACGCAGTTTTCATCATTGATGTATACACGAAAAAGATTACAGGATACAAAATATCCAATAATATGAGGGCAACCGCGAATGTAGAAGCCTTGAAAATGGCGGTAAGAGACCATTGTTTTCCTAAAATCCATCACTCGGACAGAGGAGGGCAATACATTTATAAAGAATATGTCAAGTTGCTGAAAGAAGGGTCTACTCAAATAAGCATGGCCTTGTCTGCACAGGATAATGCATATGCAGAGCGGATAAACAAGACCATAAAAGAAGAATATCTGGATCGATGGAAACCCATGAACTTTGAACAGTTGAAGAAATTTACGAAGCGAGCGGTTGATCAATATAATAACCGCCGACCACACAATAACCTTGGCCGGTTATCGCCTGTAGAATTTGAAAGAAGATGGCAGGAAAAGGGATTTTCATCCCAACCCATTATCACCATCAATGATAATAATGAGCCGTAA
- a CDS encoding outer membrane beta-barrel protein produces the protein MHKNSLKTQFINIDSNDMKKINILIAVFLLIMVNGQTFKYGVTGNFHKGSIVGVHDVSKGAYGGGLGFFGQWSLVENDVFDSAWLFITPQIEYHMGGEIAKAEEDKFGVQKFHHDYVAMQVYMKWFFHQGNMKRDVFLFAGPRIEYLVRQERKVDPAYDLAYFKYNKDDEVKKFGYGVSFGVGLKVSQQFEAFLRYDRGFSKVYPNNDNRNTYNRMLGVGLNYYWKENWW, from the coding sequence TTGCATAAGAATTCTTTAAAAACACAGTTCATCAATATCGATTCTAATGATATGAAGAAAATTAATATACTTATTGCCGTGTTCCTTTTGATTATGGTGAACGGGCAAACCTTCAAATACGGTGTTACCGGCAATTTCCACAAAGGGTCTATCGTGGGCGTGCACGACGTTTCCAAAGGAGCGTATGGCGGCGGTCTCGGGTTTTTCGGACAGTGGTCACTCGTAGAAAATGATGTCTTCGATTCGGCCTGGCTTTTTATTACCCCTCAGATCGAATACCATATGGGTGGTGAAATTGCGAAAGCAGAAGAGGATAAATTCGGGGTACAGAAATTCCATCATGATTATGTGGCCATGCAGGTGTATATGAAATGGTTTTTTCATCAGGGAAACATGAAGCGGGATGTCTTTTTATTTGCCGGCCCGCGTATTGAATATTTAGTTAGACAGGAAAGAAAGGTAGATCCGGCGTATGATCTGGCCTATTTTAAATACAATAAGGACGATGAGGTTAAAAAATTCGGGTATGGCGTTTCTTTCGGGGTGGGTTTAAAAGTATCCCAACAGTTTGAAGCGTTTCTGAGGTATGACCGTGGTTTCAGCAAAGTCTATCCCAATAATGACAACCGCAATACCTATAACAGGATGTTGGGGGTAGGCCTTAATTATTACTGGAAAGAGAACTGGTGGTAA
- a CDS encoding Smr/MutS family protein, with the protein MKTGDPVSVIDDNLKGKITGIKGKKVTIEDEHGFRYEYNADELVLQQAEIYEQIKTVQKKELSKPVSKKHHKKPFVLDLHFEHLVKNPAGYNSFDRLFLQKEKLLTTIDYCRKNNLKKLEIIHGIGDGVLQQMVHDVLESQTKLEFQNKEILHHQSGTVVVYFR; encoded by the coding sequence ATGAAAACAGGCGACCCCGTTTCGGTAATCGATGACAACCTGAAAGGGAAAATCACAGGCATCAAAGGAAAAAAAGTGACCATCGAAGATGAACACGGCTTCCGGTATGAATACAATGCTGATGAACTCGTTCTGCAGCAGGCGGAAATTTATGAACAGATAAAAACCGTGCAGAAAAAAGAACTGTCAAAACCCGTTTCTAAAAAGCATCACAAGAAACCTTTTGTGCTGGATCTGCATTTCGAACATCTGGTAAAGAATCCTGCCGGTTACAACTCCTTTGACCGGCTCTTCCTTCAAAAAGAAAAACTACTGACCACGATCGACTACTGCCGGAAAAACAACCTGAAAAAGCTGGAGATCATCCACGGAATCGGCGACGGTGTTTTGCAGCAAATGGTTCACGACGTGCTGGAAAGCCAAACCAAACTGGAGTTTCAGAACAAAGAAATACTGCACCATCAATCGGGCACCGTAGTGGTGTATTTTAGGTAG
- a CDS encoding polysaccharide biosynthesis/export family protein, producing MKKYFSVFIIVALLVFQSCQPKKNIVYLSNNNFEQEVSQARYEGLHIQEGDRLQILVSAFEEIAVRPFNLSTMAGTGTAGMGSGSGGSSGATEYTVTTDGTIVFPVLGSVYCKGMTKQQLKQDLESRLKRFLTDPMVTVTLSNFNFSVLGEVKGPGQKTSPTEKLNLFQAIALAGDLTYDANKTNVKLIRYSEEEARDKVISLDLSEVSIVNSPYYYLQQNDILYVEPDRNKQMSVNTNSNVDNWIKYGGIGLGLITLIFTLTRK from the coding sequence ATGAAGAAATACTTTTCAGTATTTATAATCGTTGCGCTCCTTGTATTTCAGTCGTGTCAACCGAAGAAAAACATCGTTTATCTTTCGAACAATAACTTTGAACAGGAAGTTTCACAAGCCCGGTATGAGGGGCTTCATATTCAGGAAGGCGACCGGTTGCAGATTTTAGTTTCCGCTTTCGAAGAGATTGCGGTGCGCCCGTTCAATCTCTCTACCATGGCTGGGACGGGAACAGCGGGCATGGGAAGCGGTTCCGGCGGCTCCTCCGGCGCAACAGAATATACCGTTACTACCGACGGGACGATAGTATTCCCGGTTCTGGGAAGTGTCTACTGCAAAGGCATGACCAAGCAGCAGCTCAAACAGGATTTAGAAAGCCGCTTAAAAAGGTTCCTTACTGATCCTATGGTGACGGTCACCCTGTCCAATTTTAATTTCTCTGTTTTAGGCGAGGTAAAAGGGCCGGGACAGAAAACAAGTCCTACCGAAAAGCTTAATCTCTTTCAGGCTATTGCCCTGGCTGGAGATCTTACTTACGACGCCAACAAAACCAATGTCAAGCTGATCCGCTATTCCGAAGAAGAAGCCCGGGATAAAGTGATTTCCCTTGACCTTTCAGAAGTTTCCATCGTGAATTCGCCTTATTATTATCTGCAGCAGAATGATATTCTTTATGTGGAACCCGACCGGAACAAGCAGATGTCGGTCAATACCAATTCTAATGTTGATAACTGGATCAAATATGGCGGAATCGGTTTGGGGCTTATCACTTTAATTTTTACCTTAACCCGAAAATAG
- a CDS encoding regulatory protein RecX, with the protein MNEKKSYTFLEIKQKLVNYCVYQDRCHQEVEQKMWDYLLIPEAKEEILLYLMKENYLNEERFTRSYIRGKFYMKSWGRNKIRNHLKFKGVTEKLINSCFNEIDGDDYHKTLAKLFLSYHSKIKGLQAYQKNSKTIKYLMGKGFEYEEILQVMEDEEKG; encoded by the coding sequence ATGAATGAAAAAAAATCATACACCTTTCTGGAAATCAAACAAAAGCTGGTCAACTACTGCGTTTATCAGGACCGCTGTCACCAGGAAGTGGAGCAGAAGATGTGGGATTATCTATTGATTCCGGAAGCCAAAGAGGAGATCCTTCTTTATCTGATGAAGGAAAATTACCTCAATGAAGAACGATTTACCCGCAGCTATATCCGTGGAAAATTCTACATGAAATCCTGGGGGCGGAACAAAATCCGGAATCATCTTAAATTCAAAGGAGTAACGGAAAAACTCATCAACAGTTGTTTTAACGAAATTGATGGGGATGATTATCACAAAACCTTAGCTAAATTATTCCTGAGTTACCACTCCAAAATAAAAGGCCTGCAGGCTTACCAGAAAAATTCCAAAACCATTAAGTATTTGATGGGTAAAGGGTTTGAATATGAGGAAATACTGCAGGTTATGGAGGATGAAGAGAAGGGCTGA
- a CDS encoding DUF6370 family protein, producing the protein MKRVLLVFLLLVSVSVFAQKVQNQTVDAACGMCQFKIKSDKGCAMAVKIEGKVYHVEGLDKKTYGDAHAEDGYCKIMKKAVVSGEVKKGKFYATSFKYVE; encoded by the coding sequence ATGAAAAGAGTCTTATTGGTATTCTTGCTGTTAGTTTCAGTAAGTGTTTTTGCCCAGAAAGTTCAGAACCAGACGGTTGACGCAGCTTGCGGAATGTGTCAGTTCAAAATCAAATCCGATAAAGGGTGCGCCATGGCCGTAAAAATTGAGGGCAAAGTCTATCACGTCGAAGGTTTAGATAAAAAAACGTACGGTGACGCTCACGCCGAAGACGGCTACTGCAAAATCATGAAAAAGGCGGTCGTGAGCGGAGAAGTTAAGAAAGGGAAATTCTACGCAACCAGTTTTAAGTATGTAGAGTAG
- a CDS encoding DUF3822 family protein has protein sequence MEQLKLLFTKDGVQYQVSRNRTVSEENSFFVTEESPENALSQKIDEILALKKFKEITVISALNHFTLMPEGFKEHDLGYSLISYNAPVDQDQEELMLSVNKKFGVQFYYTFPKSIYQKIKNTAVPAKFNFSGEQFLNQISAKNQKEIHINLYHQQCEFFALDHKKVILYNNLDVNSEVDFLYFIMFTISKIGFGIADTQFFVYGETTENETFISELKKFVKSLKIVYDNIPNRNFILNAR, from the coding sequence ATGGAACAACTCAAATTACTTTTTACCAAAGACGGCGTACAATATCAGGTTTCCAGAAACAGGACTGTTTCTGAGGAAAACTCTTTTTTTGTAACCGAAGAATCGCCTGAAAACGCCCTCAGCCAAAAGATCGATGAGATTTTAGCGCTGAAAAAATTTAAAGAAATTACGGTGATCTCCGCCTTAAATCATTTTACTTTAATGCCCGAAGGTTTTAAGGAACACGATTTGGGCTACAGTCTGATTTCTTATAATGCGCCTGTGGATCAGGATCAGGAAGAATTAATGCTTTCAGTGAATAAGAAATTTGGCGTTCAGTTTTATTATACTTTTCCGAAATCTATTTATCAGAAAATAAAAAATACCGCCGTTCCTGCGAAATTCAATTTCTCGGGCGAACAGTTTTTGAATCAGATATCGGCCAAAAACCAAAAAGAAATTCATATTAATTTATACCATCAGCAATGTGAGTTTTTTGCTTTAGATCATAAAAAAGTAATCCTTTACAATAATCTGGATGTGAATTCGGAAGTTGATTTTCTTTATTTCATTATGTTTACCATCAGTAAAATCGGATTTGGAATTGCGGATACCCAGTTTTTTGTTTACGGCGAAACGACCGAAAATGAAACATTTATTTCAGAACTAAAGAAGTTTGTGAAAAGCCTAAAAATCGTTTACGATAATATTCCGAACAGAAATTTTATTTTGAATGCACGATAA
- a CDS encoding transposase, with translation MKANIKKLQKHRVFSEEFKREIVSLFESGKFSVLQLEKLYGVSDSAIYQWIYKFSTFNEKGIRVVEMKESSVHKLKELEQKIKELEQAVGQKQIMVDYLEKMIDIAKEDLDIDIKKNYGNQRSAGSGNIPKKKNSP, from the coding sequence ATGAAAGCAAACATTAAGAAACTTCAGAAGCATCGGGTTTTCAGTGAGGAATTTAAGAGGGAGATTGTCTCTCTATTTGAGAGTGGAAAATTCAGTGTATTACAGCTTGAAAAACTTTATGGAGTTTCGGACTCTGCTATTTACCAATGGATCTATAAATTTTCTACCTTTAACGAGAAAGGAATTAGAGTTGTAGAAATGAAAGAAAGCAGTGTACATAAGCTAAAAGAACTCGAGCAGAAGATTAAAGAACTTGAGCAAGCCGTTGGTCAGAAGCAGATTATGGTCGATTATCTGGAAAAAATGATTGATATAGCCAAGGAAGATCTGGACATTGACATAAAAAAAAATTACGGCAACCAACGCTCTGCTGGTTCAGGCAACATTCCGAAGAAAAAGAATTCTCCCTGA
- a CDS encoding SDR family oxidoreductase has product MYKILITGGAGFIGSNLCDHFISEGAQVVVLDNFSTGFRHNIEHHFGNPHFSLIEGDIRDFETCRKACTGIDYVLHHAALGSVPRSINDPITSNGVNVGGFLNILVAARDAKVKRVVYAASSSTYGDSETLPKVEDVIGKPLSPYAVTKYVNELYADVFSKIYGVESIGLRYFNVFGKRQNPEGAYAAVIPKFVIQLINHESPVINGTGDYSRDFTYIGNVIQMNEKAMLAENPQAVNTIYNTAVGDQTTLNTLVEYLKENLAEFDPEIKNIEIVHGPARSGDIPHSLASIDKAKKLLNYQPSHGIKAGLKESVEWYWENLR; this is encoded by the coding sequence ATGTATAAAATTCTAATAACAGGGGGAGCAGGCTTTATCGGTTCCAACCTTTGCGACCACTTTATTTCGGAAGGCGCGCAGGTAGTGGTGCTGGATAATTTTTCTACCGGATTTCGCCATAATATTGAGCACCATTTCGGAAACCCCCATTTTTCGCTGATCGAAGGGGATATCCGCGATTTCGAGACGTGCAGGAAAGCCTGTACCGGTATCGATTATGTGCTGCATCATGCTGCTTTAGGGTCTGTTCCGCGATCCATCAATGATCCGATAACAAGTAACGGCGTGAATGTTGGCGGATTTTTAAACATATTGGTTGCTGCACGGGATGCTAAGGTGAAAAGAGTAGTGTACGCAGCAAGTTCTTCTACCTATGGTGACTCCGAAACGCTTCCGAAAGTGGAAGACGTGATTGGTAAACCACTATCTCCCTATGCGGTCACTAAATATGTGAACGAGTTGTATGCCGATGTCTTCAGTAAGATTTATGGGGTAGAGTCCATCGGTTTGCGCTATTTCAATGTTTTTGGCAAACGACAAAATCCAGAGGGTGCTTATGCCGCGGTAATTCCTAAATTTGTCATTCAGCTCATCAATCATGAAAGTCCTGTTATCAACGGGACGGGAGATTATTCCAGAGACTTTACCTATATCGGCAATGTCATTCAGATGAATGAAAAAGCAATGCTTGCGGAAAATCCCCAGGCGGTAAATACCATTTATAATACGGCAGTTGGTGACCAAACCACGCTCAATACTTTAGTGGAATATCTCAAAGAAAATCTTGCGGAGTTTGACCCGGAAATTAAAAATATTGAAATCGTTCATGGTCCCGCCCGTTCTGGCGATATTCCCCATTCTTTGGCATCCATCGATAAAGCAAAAAAATTATTAAATTATCAGCCTTCTCATGGTATTAAAGCCGGATTAAAGGAATCGGTGGAGTGGTACTGGGAGAATTTGAGATGA
- a CDS encoding GumC family protein produces the protein MELLENSEPLKRTKTVNIKKEIGKYLKKWPWFLLSLALFYGGVKVYLKYTQAQYSSKTSLKLRESKGNSSAALSDLKNLGMGVSGDNELQGETTIIVSKPILETVAQNLNLGVSFFSLGKIKEVELYNDSPLSGKIISISQPDQFSGATYTINPVGRNSFKLNDSKTVYRFGVPARFPFGTVQINAKPGVILTDPIKVVFRSIKSAVANLEGSISVSLPENKGLLMEVAMVGPVPKKSEDILNELAKQYIIDGVNDKNQEAQNTQDFINERLEVITDDLSGIEGQKERFKQSNQMTSLEAQGSMALSKAEENTKIILTQSMQLDLVNSVLAASATEQLLPTGMGLPGGAESNITEYNNLLLTRNRVLKQATGENPSVIEMNKQIAVTKNLIRKNLIEAREILQLQVAQANAQLNLAKGNISKFPTQEKMFRSIDRQQTLKEQLYLYLLQKREENAITLAVTAPKAKIINPAFTTGIVQPNSKRIMNGALTAGFLLPLLFLIVWNSLDTKVHTKEHIMALMPVSAIVIAEIPVNSEENAVVHPNDFSTFAESFRILSSNLKYLLKAKKTELGDVVLVTSSIKGEGKTTVSINTALTLAGKNKVIIIGADIRNPQLHRFVHGKNIGLTDYLVSDKTVPDSYIVPSKVNDNLDVLFSGQIAPNPNDLLDMEKFAEMISYLKTKYDYIVLDSAPVMLVSDTLQLVEKADVLLYVVRSEFTEKGMIDFAAGFQIENQISNMAFVLNSVKPENTRYGKKYGYGYYSYTHEIEKKWWERFV, from the coding sequence ATGGAACTGCTGGAAAATTCGGAACCGCTGAAAAGAACGAAGACGGTTAATATCAAGAAAGAAATTGGGAAGTATCTGAAGAAATGGCCTTGGTTTTTGCTCAGTCTCGCCCTGTTTTATGGGGGCGTTAAAGTCTACCTTAAATATACACAGGCGCAGTACAGCAGCAAGACTTCTCTCAAACTCCGGGAATCCAAAGGAAACAGTTCCGCTGCACTGAGTGACCTGAAAAACCTTGGAATGGGCGTGAGTGGTGACAATGAGCTGCAGGGCGAAACCACGATTATTGTTTCGAAGCCTATTTTAGAAACGGTTGCCCAAAACCTTAATTTGGGCGTCAGTTTTTTTAGTTTGGGTAAAATTAAAGAAGTGGAACTTTATAATGACAGCCCTTTATCGGGAAAAATCATCAGCATCAGTCAGCCGGATCAGTTTTCCGGAGCAACCTATACGATCAATCCCGTGGGCCGTAATTCCTTTAAGCTCAACGATTCAAAGACCGTTTACCGTTTTGGGGTTCCTGCCCGTTTTCCTTTCGGAACCGTGCAGATCAATGCAAAACCCGGGGTCATTTTAACCGATCCCATCAAAGTGGTCTTCAGAAGTATCAAAAGCGCGGTAGCGAATCTGGAAGGCAGCATCTCGGTGAGTTTGCCGGAAAACAAAGGACTGCTCATGGAAGTAGCCATGGTAGGACCTGTCCCGAAAAAGTCAGAAGATATTTTAAATGAACTCGCCAAACAGTATATCATTGATGGTGTGAACGATAAAAACCAGGAGGCACAAAATACCCAGGATTTCATCAATGAACGGTTAGAAGTAATTACCGATGACCTCTCCGGTATTGAAGGGCAGAAAGAACGGTTCAAACAGTCCAATCAGATGACCAGTCTGGAGGCACAGGGGAGCATGGCCTTAAGCAAAGCGGAAGAGAATACGAAAATCATTCTGACACAGTCGATGCAGTTGGATCTGGTCAATTCAGTCTTGGCAGCCAGCGCGACAGAACAGCTGTTGCCTACGGGAATGGGCTTGCCTGGCGGTGCCGAAAGCAATATTACCGAGTACAACAATCTCCTGCTCACCCGGAACCGGGTTTTAAAGCAGGCGACGGGCGAAAACCCATCGGTGATTGAAATGAACAAACAGATCGCCGTTACCAAAAATTTAATCCGGAAAAACTTAATAGAAGCGCGCGAAATCCTGCAGCTTCAGGTTGCTCAGGCCAATGCCCAGCTCAATCTGGCCAAAGGAAACATCAGCAAATTTCCCACCCAGGAAAAAATGTTCCGGAGCATCGACCGGCAACAAACGCTGAAAGAACAACTCTACCTCTATCTTTTGCAGAAGAGAGAAGAAAATGCCATTACCCTGGCAGTGACGGCACCGAAAGCGAAGATCATCAATCCCGCCTTCACCACCGGCATTGTACAGCCCAATTCCAAACGCATTATGAACGGAGCACTTACGGCCGGCTTTTTACTGCCGCTGCTCTTTCTGATTGTCTGGAACTCCCTGGATACCAAAGTACACACCAAGGAACATATCATGGCTCTGATGCCCGTGTCTGCCATCGTCATTGCAGAAATCCCGGTCAACAGTGAAGAGAACGCGGTCGTTCATCCCAATGACTTTTCCACTTTTGCCGAATCTTTCCGGATCTTAAGTTCCAATCTCAAATACCTGTTAAAGGCTAAAAAGACCGAACTCGGAGATGTCGTCCTGGTCACTTCCTCCATTAAAGGCGAAGGAAAAACCACCGTATCCATCAATACCGCCCTGACGTTAGCCGGAAAAAATAAAGTGATCATCATCGGAGCCGATATCCGGAATCCACAGCTGCACCGTTTTGTCCACGGAAAAAATATTGGGCTGACCGATTATCTGGTCTCCGATAAGACCGTGCCCGATTCTTATATCGTCCCTTCCAAAGTGAATGACAATCTCGACGTGCTTTTCAGCGGTCAGATCGCCCCCAATCCCAATGACCTTCTGGATATGGAGAAGTTTGCAGAAATGATCAGCTATCTCAAAACCAAATACGACTACATCGTTTTAGACTCCGCACCCGTCATGTTGGTGAGTGACACCCTCCAGCTGGTGGAGAAAGCCGATGTCCTGCTCTATGTCGTAAGATCCGAATTCACAGAAAAGGGCATGATCGATTTTGCTGCCGGCTTCCAGATCGAAAATCAAATCAGCAACATGGCTTTTGTGCTGAACAGTGTAAAACCCGAAAATACCCGCTACGGCAAGAAGTATGGGTATGGGTATTATTCTTATACGCATGAGATAGAGAAGAAATGGTGGGAGAGGTTTGTTTAA
- the glyA gene encoding serine hydroxymethyltransferase, with the protein MDPIFDLIEKERQRQTHGIELIASENFVSENVMKAVGSVLTNKYAEGYPGKRYYGGCEVVDEIETLAIERAKQLFGVDYANVQPHSGSQANAAIYLSVLKPGDQILGLDLSMGGHLTHGSFVNFSGIQYSANFYGVERESGLIDYEAMRQKALEVKPKMLIAGYSAYSRDIDFRKFREVADEVGATLWADIAHPAGLIAKGLLSSPFEHCHVVTTTTHKTLRGPRGGLIMMGKDFENTYGHKTPKGETKMMSQVLNGAVFPGIQGGPLEHVIAGKAVAFAEAIDQKFEVYAKQVVANARALAKAMMTRGFDIVSGGTDNHLMLVDLRNKNVNGKETEKALVKADITCNKNMVPFDDKSAFTTSGIRLGTAAITTRGLKEADMEVLAGLINDVVMNINDDHKIAEVRKKVNQMMEGKALFNY; encoded by the coding sequence ATGGATCCAATTTTTGACCTTATAGAAAAGGAAAGACAAAGACAGACACACGGCATCGAACTCATCGCTTCTGAAAATTTTGTTTCAGAAAATGTAATGAAAGCCGTAGGAAGTGTTCTGACCAATAAATACGCGGAAGGCTATCCCGGAAAAAGATACTACGGCGGTTGCGAAGTCGTAGATGAAATAGAAACTTTAGCCATCGAAAGAGCGAAACAGCTTTTTGGTGTAGATTATGCCAACGTTCAGCCACATTCCGGGTCGCAGGCCAATGCTGCCATTTATCTCTCTGTCCTCAAGCCGGGCGATCAGATTTTAGGACTCGATTTATCGATGGGTGGCCATTTGACCCACGGTTCTTTTGTGAACTTTTCGGGAATTCAGTACAGCGCCAACTTCTACGGCGTAGAGCGCGAAAGCGGGTTGATCGACTATGAGGCCATGCGCCAGAAAGCTTTGGAAGTAAAACCGAAAATGTTAATAGCCGGGTATTCTGCCTATTCCAGAGATATCGATTTCAGGAAATTCCGCGAAGTGGCGGATGAAGTGGGAGCGACCCTTTGGGCAGATATCGCGCATCCAGCGGGATTGATTGCCAAAGGACTGCTGAGCTCACCATTCGAACATTGTCATGTGGTCACTACCACTACCCATAAAACCCTTCGCGGCCCAAGAGGTGGACTGATTATGATGGGCAAAGATTTTGAAAATACTTACGGTCACAAAACGCCAAAAGGAGAAACCAAAATGATGAGTCAGGTCCTAAACGGTGCTGTATTCCCGGGAATCCAGGGCGGACCACTGGAGCATGTGATTGCCGGAAAAGCAGTGGCGTTTGCAGAAGCCATCGATCAGAAATTCGAAGTCTATGCAAAACAGGTGGTAGCCAATGCCCGTGCGTTAGCAAAAGCCATGATGACCCGGGGATTCGATATCGTAAGTGGAGGCACCGATAATCACCTGATGTTGGTTGATCTCCGAAATAAAAACGTCAATGGTAAAGAAACCGAGAAAGCGTTGGTAAAAGCCGACATTACCTGCAACAAAAACATGGTTCCTTTTGATGACAAATCTGCATTTACCACTTCAGGGATCCGTTTGGGAACTGCAGCCATTACGACCAGAGGTTTAAAAGAAGCCGATATGGAAGTCCTTGCCGGCCTCATCAACGACGTTGTCATGAACATCAACGATGACCACAAAATAGCTGAAGTCCGTAAAAAAGTCAATCAAATGATGGAGGGAAAGGCTTTGTTTAATTATTAG